The following proteins come from a genomic window of Loxodonta africana isolate mLoxAfr1 chromosome 19, mLoxAfr1.hap2, whole genome shotgun sequence:
- the NEFL gene encoding neurofilament light polypeptide, which yields MSSFTYEPYYSTSYKRRYVETPRVHISSVRSGYSTARSAYSSYSAPVSSSLSVRRSYSSSSSSLMPSLESLDLSQVAAISNDLKSIRTQEKAQLQDLNDRFASFIERVHELEQQNKVLEAELLVLRQKHSEPSRFRALYEQEIRDLRLAAEDATNEKQALQGEREGLEETLRNLQARYEEEMLSREDAEGRLMEARKGADEAALARAELEKRIDSLMDEISFLKKVHEEEIAELQAQIQYAQISVEMDVSTKPDLSAALKDIRAQYEKLAAKNMQNAEEWFKSRFTVLTESAAKNTDAVRAAKDEVSESRRLLKAKTLEIEACRGMNEALEKQLQELEDKQNADISAMQDTINKLENELRTTKSEMARYLKEYQDLLNVKMALDIEIAAYRKLLEGEETRLSFTSVGSITSGYTQSSQVFGRSAYGGLQTSSYLMSARSFPTYYTSHVQEEQIEVEETIEAAKAEEAKDEPRSEGEAEEEEKEKEEAEQEEGAEEEEAAKEESEEAKEEGEEGGEGKEGEETKEAEEEEKKDEGAEEEQATKKKD from the exons ATGAGTTCTTTCACCTACGAGCCGTACTACTCAACCTCTTACAAGAGGCGGTATGTGGAGACGCCCCGGGTGCACATCTCCAGCGTGCGCAGCGGCTACAGCACCGCGCGCTCCGCTTACTCCAGCTACTCCGCGCCGGTGTCCTCCTCGCTGTCCGTGCGCCGCAGTTACTCGTCCAGCTCCAGCTCCTTGATGCCCAGCCTGGAGAGCCTCGACCTGAGCCAGGTAGCCGCCATCAGCAACGACCTGAAGTCGATCCGGACACAGGAGAAGGCACAGCTGCAGGACCTCAACGACCGCTTCGCCAGCTTCATCGAGCGCGTGCACGAGCTGGAGCAGCAGAACAAGGTCCTGGAAGCCGAGCTGCTGGTGCTGCGCCAGAAGCACTCCGAGCCCTCCCGCTTCCGGGCGCTGTACGAGCAAGAGATCCGCGACCTGCGCCTAGCGGCGGAAGACGCCACCAACGAGAAGCAGGCCCTCCAGGGTGAGCGCGAAGGGCTGGAGGAGACTCTGCGCAACCTGCAGGCGCGCTATGAAGAGGAGATGTTGAGCCGCGAGGACGCGGAGGGCCGGCTGATGGAGGCGCGCAAAGGCGCCGACGAGGCGGCTCTCGCCCGCGCAGAGCTCGAAAAGCGCATCGACAGCCTGATGGACGAAATCTCTTTCCTGAAGAAAGTGCACGAAGAGGAGATCGCTGAGCTGCAGGCTCAGATCCAGTACGCGCAGATCTCCGTGGAGATGGACGTGTCCACCAAGCCCGACCTCTCTGCAGCGCTCAAGGACATCCGCGCACAGTACGAGAAGCTGGCCGCCAAGAACATGCAGAATGCCGAAGAGTGGTTCAAGAGTCGCTTCACCGTGCTGACCGAGAGCGCCGCGAAGAATACCGACGCCGTGCGCGCCGCCAAGGACGAGGTGTCCGAGAGCCGCCGCCTGCTCAAGGCCAAGACCCTGGAGATCGAAGCATGCCGGGGCATGAACGAAGCGCTGGAGAAGCAGCTGCAGGAGCTGGAGGACAAACAGAACGCTGACATTAGTGCTATGCAG GACACAATcaacaaattagaaaatgaactgagaacCACGAAGAGTGAAATGGCACGATACCTGAAAGAATACCAGGATCTCCTCAACGTGAAGATGGCTTTGGATATTGAGATTGCAGCTTACAG GAAACTCTTGGAAGGTGAGGAGACCCGGCTCAGTTTCACCAGCGTGGGAAGCATAACCAGTGGCTATACCCAGAGTTCCCAGGTCTTCGGCCGATCTGCCTACGGTGGTTTACAGACCAGTTCCTACCTGATGTCTGCCCGCTCCTTCCCAACTTACTACACCAGCCATGTCCAGGAAGAGCAGATCGAGGTGGAGGAGACCATTGAGGCAGCTAAAGCTGAGGAGGCCAAGGATGAACCCCGTTCTGAAGGAGAAGctgaagaggaggagaaggagaaggaagaggctgAGCAAGAGGAGGgagcagaagaggaagaag ctgCCAAGGAAGAATCTGAAGAAgcaaaggaggaaggagaagaaggaggtgaaggcaaagaaggagaagaaaccaaagaagctgaagaggaagagaaaaaagatgAAGGTGCAGAGGAGGAGCAAGCAACCAAGAAGAAAGATTGA